From one Ursus arctos isolate Adak ecotype North America unplaced genomic scaffold, UrsArc2.0 scaffold_1, whole genome shotgun sequence genomic stretch:
- the TMEM177 gene encoding transmembrane protein 177 has translation MAGPLSWAAAFVQRHRKGLLVGSCAGLIGAQISYHLFPDPVIPWLYQYWPQGQPAPLPAELQELFEEVLQDIGVPSGHSYEAFTTFTFQPVSAGFPRLPAGAVVGIPATFLGGTLSNTDHAVVVHGQRVNWQSPAGTRLRDALTLSRDAQKFALAKEVVYLESSAAALQAMLAPACLVGTWALGVGAKHTLGLYGGPMNLRAVFNLVAAVAGFVAYALSTDSLSHALEAWLDRRTAALSTAYARGGVEFYEKILSGNVALRSLLGSHGEKLYTPSGNIVPRHLFRIKHLPYTTRRDSVLQVWRAALLPSRS, from the coding sequence ATGGCCGGTCCCCTGTCGTGGGCCGCAGCCTTTGTGCAGAGACACAGGAAAGGCCTGTTGGTGGGTTCCTGTGCAGGCCTGATTGGGGCCCAGATCTCATACCACCTCTTCCCAGATCCCGTGATCCCATGGCTTTACCAGTACTGGCCTCAGGGCCAGCCAGCCCCTCTCCCCGCAGAGCTGCAGGAGCTCTTCGAAGAGGTGCTACAGGACATTGGTGTCCCCTCAGGCCACAGCTACGAGGCTTTCACCACGTTCACCTTCCAACCCGTGAGTGCTGGCTTCCCACGACTCCCCGCGGGGGCCGTGGTAGGCATCCCAGCCACCTTCCTGGGTGGCACACTGAGCAACACCGATCACGCCGTGGTTGTACATGGGCAAAGAGTGAACTGGCAGAGCCCAGCAGGCACCCGACTGAGAGATGCCCTGACCCTGTCCCGTGATGCCCAGAAGTTTGCCTTGGCCAAGGAAGTGGTGTACCTGGAGAGCAGTGCAGCTGCCCTCCAGGCCATGCTGGCCCCAGCTTGCCTCGTGGGAACCTGGGCTCTGGGCGTGGGTGCCAAGCACACACTGGGGCTCTACGGAGGCCCCATGAATTTACGGGCTGTCTTCAACCTGGTGGCAGCAGTGGCGGGCTTTGTGGCCTACGCCTTGTCCACGGACTCTCTCTCTCATGCCCTGGAAGCCTGGCTGGACCGCCGCACAGCTGCCCTGTCTACAGCCTATGCCCGTGGGGGAGTGGAGTTCTATGAGAAGATTTTGTCGGGCAACGTAGCCCTGCGCAGTCTCTTGGGCAGTCACGGAGAGAAGCTGTATACGCCCAGCGGGAACATCGTCCCCAGACACTTGTTCCGCATCAAACATTTGCCCTACACGACCCGCCGGGACTCTGTGCTGCAGGTGTGGCGGGCGGCACTCCTCCCGAGCCGCTCCTGA